GGCCGAACCGTCTGCCGCAGGAGCAGGCTTGTTCGACGCCTGTTTGGCGTACACCTGAGCGAAGCTGGAACCCTTGTCCCCGGGCTCGGCGGCCTGTGCCACAGAATTGGCACTTGCGGCTTGAGTCTTGGCCTGCGCGGCGGCCTGAAGAAGAATATTGGGGGTAACGGGCATTTAACGGTCTCCGCTGCACTGGGATCGTAGGTACAGTTGGGAGACTTGACTGCAAAGGTCGCGCCAGTTTTGCCTTATCGCATTCAATAAGGCCGAACGGTCGCAATGGCAGAGGGCGAACGCTGTTGCTCCTGCTCATACAGAGGACGGATAAACGCGAACTCCCGGGCGATTTCGGCAACCAGCGACTCCACGCCTGACAGGTTGCGTTCTTTTGCCCTGTGCTCAAGGTCATGGCACAGCCCGGCGAGGCGAATCGCCCCCATGTTGCTGCTGCTGCCCTTGAAGCTGTGGGCGGCTTCAAACAATTGCGTGGCGTCGACAGCCACAGTCAATTGCCGCAACCGTTGTTCGGAGTCCGCGAGGAAGGTATCGATCAATGTCGAGAACTCATCCTCCATGACGTCACGCAACGCGCTTAGCACGTCCGGATCTAAATGTATGTCAGCCACTTGCTCACTCCTTGATCAAGAATGCGCGGATTATGCCAGAGCCTCCCAGAAAAACTCCACGCGGGCACTGCGACCATCGTCGGACCAACCGGCATTACGCCCCAACTGACGGATCAGACTGACGCCACGTCCCGACAAACGGACAGGGTCCACCGGACGTTGCATCACTCGTTCGACATCAAAACCCTTGCCGCTGTCCTCGACGCGAATCACCAGGCAACCACCCTCGCCCCGGGGCGAGACCTGCAGATGGACCCGCACGTAACCATCTTCAAGTGCTTCCAGGCGCGCATTGCGCTCCTGGTAATAACGGGCAAACCCGCTGACATCGCGCTTGAGGCTTGAGTCCAGCCCCAACACGCCGTGCTCCAGGGCGTTGGAATACAACTCGGCAAGCACGCTGTACAGCGCCCCGCTCTGCGCCCGCAGGCCGTGCACCTCAAGCAACAGTTGCAACAGGTACGGCAGTGGATTGAAGCGTTTGAGCGTCGCGGCGCGAAATTCGAAACTCACCGACCAGTCCAGCGGACAGGACTGGCCGCTGTCGGAATAGATCGGGGCCGGCGGGCTGAGCAGGGCCGGATCCAGCAGGCTGATTTCAACCATGCTGACATCGTCCCGGGTTTCGCCGCGAAAATCCCGCAGCGCCTGCTCGATCTCCTCGAACAGTGCATCGGGTTGGCGATTGGCCGCAAACACCTGCTGCAAGCGCTCCACGCCAAACAACTGATCGTTGGCGTCGCAGGTATCGATCACCCCGTCGGACAACAGGAATACCCGGTCATCGAGCGCCATCGGGAAGACTTCGGTGCGGTCATCGAAGGTTTGCGGGCTCAACACACCCAGCGGCAAATGCCGGGCTTTCAACGGCGTGCGCTCACCCGTGGCAATGCTGTGCAGGTAACCATCGGGCATGCCGCCATTCCAGACCTCCACCGAACGTCGTTGAAAACTCAGGTTCAACAGCGTGGCACAACAGAACATGTCCACCGGCAGGATGCGTTTGAGCTTGGCATTCATCTCGCGCAGGGTTTCCGGCAAGCCGTAGCCCTTGGCGGTCATGCCATAAAACACTTCGGCCAGCGGCATCGCGCCGACCGCCGCCGGCAAGCCGTGGCCGGTGAAATCGCCCAGCAGCACATGCATGTCGCCAGAGGGAGTGAACGCCGCCAGCAACAAATCACCGTTGAACAGCGCGTAAGGGGATTGCAGATAGCGGATGTTGGGAGCATTCAGGCAGCCGGAATGGGCCACCTTGTCGAACACCGCCTTGGCCACCCGCTGCTCGTTGAGCAGATAGTCGTGATGCCGGGCAATCTGGTCGCGCTGCTGCAATACCGTCGCCTGCAGCCGTCGCAGGCGATCCATCGCCTTGATCTTGGCGGCGAGGATCACCTGGTTGTAGGGTTTCGCCAGAAAATCGTCACCCCCGACCTCCAGGCAGCGGGCCAGGGCTTCGCTTTCGGACAACGAGGTGAGGAAGATGATTGGCACCAGGGTTTCACCGGCCAGTTCCTTGATCTGCCGGGCCGCTTCGAAGCCATCCATCACTGGCATCATCGCGTCCATCAGCACCAGCTGCGGACGCTGCTGGCGAAAGGCTTCGACCGCTTCGGCACCGTTGGCCGCCGTCAGCACTTGATGGCCCTGACGCCGGACGATGCTCGACAGCAGCATGCGATCGGCCGCGCTGTCTTCGGCGATCAGTATCGTCAGCGATTCGTGTGCAGGCTGCACGGCGTTCAACTGATGTCGAACAGTTTGTCGAAATTGGAGATCGCGAGAATTTTTCGCACGTCTGAGCTGCTGTTGACCACGCGAATATTGGAATCGTCGCCACCGGCATGGTCACGCAACAGCAGCAACATGCCCAGCGCGGAGCTGTCCAGGTAGGTCGCCTCTTTCAAGTCGATCACGACGGCGGCCAGATCCCGGCTCTCGTAGGATTCGCGAAATTCCTGATGTTTGGCGAAATCGAATCGTCCCTTGACCGAGATCGTCAGTTTTTGGCCATCGGGGGAAACTTCGGTAATGACTGACATTTCATGGCTT
This genomic interval from Pseudomonas putida contains the following:
- a CDS encoding Hpt domain-containing protein, producing the protein MADIHLDPDVLSALRDVMEDEFSTLIDTFLADSEQRLRQLTVAVDATQLFEAAHSFKGSSSNMGAIRLAGLCHDLEHRAKERNLSGVESLVAEIAREFAFIRPLYEQEQQRSPSAIATVRPY
- a CDS encoding ATP-binding SpoIIE family protein phosphatase, with the translated sequence MQPAHESLTILIAEDSAADRMLLSSIVRRQGHQVLTAANGAEAVEAFRQQRPQLVLMDAMMPVMDGFEAARQIKELAGETLVPIIFLTSLSESEALARCLEVGGDDFLAKPYNQVILAAKIKAMDRLRRLQATVLQQRDQIARHHDYLLNEQRVAKAVFDKVAHSGCLNAPNIRYLQSPYALFNGDLLLAAFTPSGDMHVLLGDFTGHGLPAAVGAMPLAEVFYGMTAKGYGLPETLREMNAKLKRILPVDMFCCATLLNLSFQRRSVEVWNGGMPDGYLHSIATGERTPLKARHLPLGVLSPQTFDDRTEVFPMALDDRVFLLSDGVIDTCDANDQLFGVERLQQVFAANRQPDALFEEIEQALRDFRGETRDDVSMVEISLLDPALLSPPAPIYSDSGQSCPLDWSVSFEFRAATLKRFNPLPYLLQLLLEVHGLRAQSGALYSVLAELYSNALEHGVLGLDSSLKRDVSGFARYYQERNARLEALEDGYVRVHLQVSPRGEGGCLVIRVEDSGKGFDVERVMQRPVDPVRLSGRGVSLIRQLGRNAGWSDDGRSARVEFFWEALA
- a CDS encoding STAS domain-containing protein, translating into MSVITEVSPDGQKLTISVKGRFDFAKHQEFRESYESRDLAAVVIDLKEATYLDSSALGMLLLLRDHAGGDDSNIRVVNSSSDVRKILAISNFDKLFDIS